The DNA region CGACCGAGAGCATCGTGATCGATGCCGCCGCGCCGGCCACCCCGTTCCCGCACTATTGGGAAAGGATGTTCGGTTCCGGGCGCGCCGTGCTCACACTACGCTCAAGCTATCGCCAGGACCTGCATGAGGTGAAGGGGATCACCGGCTTCGAGTATGTCCGCTTCCACGACATCCTCGACGACGACATGGGCGTTTACAGCGAAGATGCCGGCGGCAAGCCCGTCTACAACTTCTCTTATGTGGACCAGGTCTACGATGGCCTGCTGCAAGCCGGAGTGAAACCGTTCGTCGAGTTGAGCTTCACGCCGCGGAAACTCTCCGTCGATCCACCCACGCTGCATCCATTCTGGTATCGCCCCATCGTGTCGCCGCCGCGAGACTATGCGCGGTGGGGAGAGCTCGTCTATCAATTCACCCGGCACCTGGTCGAGCGCTACGGTGTGGACGAAGTCGCGCAGTGGTACTTCGAGGTTTGGAACGAGCCCAACATCGATTTCTGGGCGGGTGATCCGAAAGAGTCGACGTACTACCAGCTCTATGAACACGCCGCACACGCCATCAAGCGCGTGAGTCCGCGCTTGCGCGTGGGGGGCCCGGCCACGGCGCAGGCCGCCTGGGTCGACCGCTTCATCCGCCACTGCGTGGAGAACAAAGTCCCATTCGACTTCGTTTCCACGCACGTTTACGGGAACGATCTGTCGCGGGACGTCTTCGGGACAGACGAGAACATCCCACGCGACCAGATGGTGTGTCGCGCGGTGCGCAAGGTGCACGACCAGGTGAAAGCTTCGTCGCGGCCGGACGTGCCCCTCATCTGGAGCGAATACAACGCCAGCTACAAGAATGAGGTGGAGGTCACCGACTCCACGTACATGGCGCCGTGGCTAGCCGACACCATCCGGCAATGCGATGGCCTGGTCGACATGCTCTCGTACTGGACATTCTCCGATGTGTTTGACGAACAAGGCGTGGTGCCGCGGCCTTTCTACGGCGGCTTCGGACTGGTTGCGACGGGCGGTGTGCCCAAGCCGGCCTACAACGCGTTCGCCTTGCTGCATCGGCTGGGCTCGAAGCGGATCGCGGTGGCGAACGACTCGGCGCTCGTCACTCTCCGCGACAACGGTGGGCTGGTCATCGCGCTGTGGAACCTGGCGCCGCCCGGAGAATCGCGCCCCGCCAAGCAGTTCAAGCTCAAGATCACCGGGCTCAAGGGCAAGCGGAGGATCGTGATGCACCAGATCGACGATCAGCATGGCTCGTTCTGGCCGGCCTACAAGCGCCTCGGCGAGCCACGCTACCCGACGGCGGAGCAATACCGCGAACTGCGCAAAGCCGCCGCGATGTCGCCCGCACCGGCGCGCGATTGGGACGGTGGGGTGCTGGATCTCACCCTGCCGGCGCATGCGCTGGCGTTGGTTGAGATCGAGGCCGCTGTTTCACGTCCGTCTCCCGCCGCCGCGAGGCATACTAGAGACGAATGAACCGTGAGGGACCCAACACCGGCATGACTCGGCGCAGGTTGCTGGGCTTGCTGAGCGGGGCGGCTGCCGGATTTCCATTGCTGGGCGCCACTATGTTCGCCTGTGGCGACGGAGCCGGCAACCGCAACCCTGGTCCGCCTGCTCCTAACGTCAGCGACGAGCAGCTCCTCGACGAGATCGAGCGCGCCGCCTTCCAATTCTTCTGGACCGAGGCCTCTTCCGTCACCGGGATGGTCAAGGACCGCGCCCTGGCCAACGGCGGAGATACGCGAACGCTGAGCAGCATCGCCGCCACCGGGTTCGGGCTGACGGCGCTTTGCATCGGAGCCCAGCGTGGCTATGCCGCCGCCGCCGCCATCAAAGCGCGCGTGCTGGCGACGCTCCAGGCGCTGCTCAACCAGGTACCACAGCAGAATGGGTGGTTCTATCACTTCCTCGACATGAATACCGGGCAGCGTTCCGGAACCTCAGAGGTCTCGCCCATCGACAGCTCCATCCTGCTCTGCGGCGTGCTCACCGCGCGGCAGTTCTATGCGCAGGATCCGCAGATCGCCGGATTGGCCACGCAGATCTACAACCGCGTGGATTTCCCCTGGATGCTCAACGGCGGGAACGCCTACGCGCTGGCGTGGACGCCGGAGAACGGATTCATGCCGCAGCGCTGGGACACTTACTCCGAGATGATGATGCTGTATCTTCTGGGCATCGGTTCGCCCACGCACCCTGCCCCGGTCCAGACCTGGGATGCTTTCACCCGCCCGACGTTCACCTTCCAGAACATCACATACATCACCAATACCAGCGCGCCGCTTTTTATTCATCAGTACTCACACGCATGGTTCGACTTCCGCAACCAGCGCGACGCCTACGCGAACTACTTCCAGAACTCGATGCTGGCGACCCAGGCGCACAAGGCGTTCTGCCTGTCGCTGAGCGGAGAATTCTCCGGCTACGTCACCAACCTGTGGGGCATCAGCGCGTCCGATTCGAAGAATGGCTATGTGGTCTGGGGTGGGCCGCCACGCATCGGCCCCGTCGATGGGACGGTGGTGCCATGCGCAGCTGCGGGCAGCGTGCCTTTTCTCACCAGCGATTGCCTGGCTGTGCTGCGCAACATCCGTTTCAACTTCACCGCGCAGGCGTGGCGGAAGTACGGCTTCGTCGACGCGTTCAATCCGCTGGCTGACTGGAGTGCTCCAGACGTCATCGGCATCGACCTGGGGATCACGATGCTGATGGCGGAAAA from Acidobacteriota bacterium includes:
- a CDS encoding glycosyl hydrolase: TESIVIDAAAPATPFPHYWERMFGSGRAVLTLRSSYRQDLHEVKGITGFEYVRFHDILDDDMGVYSEDAGGKPVYNFSYVDQVYDGLLQAGVKPFVELSFTPRKLSVDPPTLHPFWYRPIVSPPRDYARWGELVYQFTRHLVERYGVDEVAQWYFEVWNEPNIDFWAGDPKESTYYQLYEHAAHAIKRVSPRLRVGGPATAQAAWVDRFIRHCVENKVPFDFVSTHVYGNDLSRDVFGTDENIPRDQMVCRAVRKVHDQVKASSRPDVPLIWSEYNASYKNEVEVTDSTYMAPWLADTIRQCDGLVDMLSYWTFSDVFDEQGVVPRPFYGGFGLVATGGVPKPAYNAFALLHRLGSKRIAVANDSALVTLRDNGGLVIALWNLAPPGESRPAKQFKLKITGLKGKRRIVMHQIDDQHGSFWPAYKRLGEPRYPTAEQYRELRKAAAMSPAPARDWDGGVLDLTLPAHALALVEIEAAVSRPSPAAARHTRDE